One Pullulanibacillus sp. KACC 23026 DNA segment encodes these proteins:
- a CDS encoding helix-turn-helix domain-containing protein, which translates to MKVDVTNESLPIFEALSSKVRIQIIQILAKQSMNITALAESVGLSTAIMTMHIKKLERGGIIRTKMVPGKAGVQKICELGVDKIEVLFPQKYLASRDYQETSLSVGHYTDFSVEPTCGLATPEKIIGEFDEPRYFLDQERVNAKILWFGKGYIEYKVPNFLHSKYIPEELEISMEISSEAPFTNDNWPSDITFYLNDIELGKWTSPGDFGDNRGKYTPSWWPGIVNQYGLLKRLRVTNEGTYMDGNWLSDVTIEDIKIREKQWTFRIAVHDEEVHVGGVTLFGKGFGNYDQDILFRLYYKTEVTSGREAEPVAD; encoded by the coding sequence ATGAAAGTAGATGTGACTAATGAATCACTTCCAATATTTGAAGCGCTGTCAAGTAAAGTGAGGATTCAGATCATTCAAATCTTAGCTAAACAATCTATGAATATCACCGCACTAGCAGAGTCGGTTGGTTTAAGTACGGCTATTATGACGATGCATATCAAGAAACTTGAAAGAGGGGGGATTATTCGAACTAAAATGGTTCCTGGAAAAGCCGGAGTACAAAAAATTTGCGAATTAGGTGTTGACAAAATCGAAGTGCTTTTTCCACAAAAATATCTGGCATCCAGAGACTATCAAGAAACTAGCTTGTCAGTCGGGCATTACACGGACTTTTCGGTCGAGCCTACATGTGGTCTTGCTACACCTGAAAAAATTATCGGTGAATTCGATGAACCTCGTTATTTCTTAGATCAAGAGAGGGTTAACGCGAAAATTCTTTGGTTTGGTAAAGGGTATATCGAATACAAGGTACCTAATTTCTTGCATTCCAAATACATTCCGGAAGAATTAGAAATTTCAATGGAGATTTCTTCGGAAGCACCGTTCACAAATGATAATTGGCCATCCGATATCACGTTCTACTTAAATGATATTGAATTGGGGAAATGGACGAGTCCGGGAGATTTTGGGGACAATAGAGGCAAATATACCCCTTCTTGGTGGCCGGGAATTGTAAACCAGTATGGACTCTTAAAGCGTTTAAGAGTGACTAACGAAGGGACCTATATGGATGGGAACTGGTTGTCTGATGTGACCATCGAGGATATCAAAATACGTGAAAAACAATGGACATTTCGTATAGCGGTTCATGATGAAGAAGTACACGTTGGGGGGGTTACGCTGTTCGGGAAAGGATTTGGGAACTACGACCAGGATATTTTGTTCCGTCTTTATTATAAGACGGAAGTCACGAGTGGAAGAGAAGCAGAGCCTGTTGCTGATTAA
- a CDS encoding DUF624 domain-containing protein, with protein sequence MYTKNPFISLTQIVWNLFLIGICTLITSLLLVCLFLSVPLNALTGVLYLIGFLLIGPTMGAMFQTVFDSLNDLECKVMRTYFHHYRKGFRSSIKLWLPYFIVLLILCCDLYFLNVSHKDTFLLPLLYLVFVLVVVSFVYALILNSKFVMKVKDIHRFSFYLLFNRPVKSILIILLVIAIFLFYKHFVNIAIFWGLPLFSMITFFVLRKLIRQIEATYVK encoded by the coding sequence ATGTATACTAAAAATCCATTTATTAGTCTAACTCAAATCGTTTGGAATCTATTTTTGATAGGGATTTGCACGTTGATCACAAGTCTTCTTCTTGTATGTCTATTCTTAAGTGTTCCGTTAAATGCTCTAACAGGTGTCTTGTATCTAATCGGTTTCCTTTTAATAGGACCTACAATGGGGGCTATGTTCCAAACGGTTTTTGATAGTTTGAATGACTTGGAATGTAAAGTGATGAGGACTTATTTTCATCATTATCGTAAGGGATTTAGATCTTCTATTAAGTTATGGTTGCCTTACTTTATTGTCCTGCTGATCTTGTGTTGCGATCTCTATTTCCTAAACGTCTCACATAAAGACACCTTTTTACTTCCTCTTTTATACCTTGTGTTTGTCTTGGTGGTCGTCAGTTTTGTCTATGCGCTTATTTTAAATAGCAAATTTGTCATGAAGGTAAAGGACATACACCGATTTTCTTTCTATTTATTATTCAACCGTCCGGTAAAATCGATCCTGATTATCTTGTTAGTCATCGCTATTTTCTTATTTTATAAACATTTTGTTAACATCGCGATATTTTGGGGATTGCCTTTGTTTTCAATGATTACGTTCTTTGTCTTACGCAAGTTGATCAGGCAAATTGAAGCGACGTATGTTAAATAA
- a CDS encoding carbohydrate ABC transporter permease, translating into MKTRSRKRLISIITFVVLLIVGIIILIPFWFLLISSFKSAKDIFSNGLNIHIDLAKMTFNNYGKLFTNENGIFWVWFKNSALITILQTVIVLALSSMVGYGLAQYKFKGRNFIFALVLIMLMVPGDILLIPLYKEMTSLGLMDTYAGVILPGIVPPATVFFFRQYAIGIPNDFAEAARLDGAGEFRIFLQIYTPMMKPAFGAMTILTSMNAWNNFLWPLIVMKSDQNLVIPAGLLTAMTPYGNNYDIVFAGSVMSIIPILIIFLLNQKSFISGMTIGGVKG; encoded by the coding sequence ATGAAAACCAGATCTAGAAAAAGACTGATCTCAATTATTACATTCGTGGTACTTCTTATCGTTGGTATTATCATTTTAATTCCTTTTTGGTTTTTATTGATCTCTTCATTTAAATCAGCCAAGGATATTTTCTCTAATGGATTAAACATTCATATTGATCTTGCAAAAATGACTTTTAACAACTACGGGAAATTATTCACTAATGAAAATGGAATATTCTGGGTATGGTTTAAAAACAGTGCCTTAATTACCATTCTTCAGACTGTTATCGTCTTAGCCTTGTCCTCAATGGTAGGATATGGATTAGCCCAATATAAATTTAAAGGAAGAAACTTTATTTTTGCACTCGTCCTGATTATGTTAATGGTGCCTGGTGACATCTTATTGATTCCATTGTATAAGGAAATGACCAGTCTCGGATTAATGGATACTTATGCGGGTGTTATTTTGCCAGGTATTGTTCCACCTGCAACTGTATTTTTCTTCAGACAGTATGCGATTGGTATTCCTAACGATTTTGCTGAGGCGGCAAGGCTTGATGGAGCCGGGGAATTTCGTATCTTCTTGCAAATCTATACCCCGATGATGAAGCCTGCTTTTGGAGCGATGACCATTCTCACGTCCATGAATGCTTGGAATAATTTCCTTTGGCCATTAATTGTCATGAAATCGGATCAGAATCTCGTTATTCCAGCTGGATTATTAACAGCGATGACACCGTATGGGAACAATTATGATATCGTATTTGCTGGTTCTGTGATGTCGATTATTCCAATTCTAATCATTTTCCTATTGAATCAGAAATCGTTTATTTCAGGTATGACTATTGGCGGGGTAAAAGGTTAA
- a CDS encoding sugar ABC transporter permease, with protein MSSSAEKFEYQQDELKKRAKNKKPKTRKKITKQTFVPYLFVSPFIIVFLVFSLYPFINSILMSMESINFGQSKFIGLANYHRLITDPVFYKALWNVVQYTFWTILILVPLPLLLAILMNKDTTKFKSLFRSVFFLPVLTSTVIVGLIFKYAFAKEKSGVFNSWLHYIHIGPIDWLDNAGTGMLALVVICVWRWLGVNMIYFLSGLQGIPKDLYECADIDGANSWDKFKNITLPMVKPITTYVITISILGGFSLFNESYVYWGATSPGDIGTTFLTYIYKSAFSDGDFGYAATLGVAMFVIVVVINLIQVSIRGLFKEG; from the coding sequence ATGTCCTCAAGTGCTGAAAAATTCGAATACCAACAGGATGAGCTAAAGAAAAGAGCCAAAAATAAAAAGCCAAAGACTAGAAAAAAAATAACGAAACAAACTTTTGTCCCTTATCTTTTTGTCTCGCCATTTATCATTGTCTTCCTTGTTTTTTCATTGTATCCGTTCATTAATTCGATTTTGATGAGTATGGAAAGCATCAACTTCGGTCAAAGCAAATTCATCGGTTTGGCCAATTATCATCGCCTAATCACAGACCCGGTCTTTTATAAAGCTTTATGGAATGTCGTCCAATATACATTTTGGACCATCTTAATCTTAGTTCCATTACCCTTACTTCTTGCGATTTTAATGAATAAGGATACGACAAAGTTTAAATCCCTTTTTCGATCTGTTTTCTTTCTGCCTGTTTTAACTTCAACGGTTATTGTTGGATTGATTTTTAAGTATGCTTTTGCTAAAGAGAAATCTGGAGTATTCAACTCCTGGTTACATTACATCCATATTGGTCCCATTGATTGGCTTGATAATGCCGGTACGGGAATGTTGGCCCTTGTGGTCATTTGTGTTTGGCGTTGGTTAGGGGTTAATATGATTTATTTTTTATCGGGTTTACAAGGTATCCCAAAAGATCTTTATGAGTGTGCGGACATTGATGGGGCAAATTCTTGGGATAAGTTCAAAAATATAACCCTGCCAATGGTTAAGCCGATCACGACTTATGTCATTACGATCTCGATTTTAGGCGGATTTTCTCTTTTTAATGAAAGTTATGTGTACTGGGGAGCGACATCTCCTGGTGATATTGGGACAACGTTCTTGACTTATATTTATAAAAGTGCCTTTAGTGATGGGGACTTTGGCTATGCTGCTACATTAGGTGTTGCCATGTTTGTGATTGTTGTCGTCATCAATTTAATACAGGTTTCTATTAGAGGCTTGTTTAAGGAGGGTTAA
- a CDS encoding ABC transporter substrate-binding protein produces MKHKKPRKFIASLLILLVVSALFLTGCGSQNTEGSSTTKDGKTTLVMWTFVKEHADYWKDAAKTWNKSHPKQQIDLKVSVLPFAQMFQKLQVALNSGSGAPDIADVEIGQFANYTKNPDNVPFVDMTKELKPYLPNLVKARVDNYTVGGKIYGLDYHVGANVVYYNMGIMKQAGIDPKTIKTWDDYVKAGQTVKEKTGKYMTSVETNADSVFTSMVSQQHSDVIKDGKSNFSSQVNEKTLQYLQDLEYKYHIAKQTEGGNQDNEQYYAAFNKGEYASVIMPAWYMSRMVDYMPKLKGKIEMTPMPVFNSGDQTSAGIGGTATVVTNQAHDQDLATKFVVQSKASKEGSLKTWTLLGFDPINKQVWDMPQMKDPNNKYIQYFGPDVVDTLRSLIQNGQVGTLSYTNNAYPTVTDEFLTNGMPKIMQKDAPVDSTLKSVDENADKRLVSGK; encoded by the coding sequence ATGAAGCATAAAAAGCCGCGTAAGTTTATAGCAAGCTTACTCATACTGTTAGTCGTATCAGCCCTATTCTTAACGGGTTGCGGAAGCCAAAATACAGAAGGCTCCAGTACTACAAAAGATGGGAAAACAACGCTTGTTATGTGGACTTTTGTTAAGGAGCATGCGGACTATTGGAAAGACGCAGCGAAGACATGGAATAAAAGCCACCCTAAGCAACAGATTGATTTGAAAGTCAGCGTGTTACCTTTTGCTCAAATGTTCCAAAAGCTTCAAGTTGCCCTTAACTCTGGAAGTGGTGCACCTGATATCGCGGACGTTGAAATTGGTCAGTTTGCCAATTATACAAAGAACCCAGATAATGTGCCTTTCGTGGATATGACGAAAGAACTCAAACCTTACTTACCTAATCTAGTAAAAGCACGTGTCGATAACTACACAGTTGGCGGTAAAATTTACGGCTTAGATTATCATGTTGGAGCAAACGTTGTCTATTATAATATGGGCATTATGAAACAGGCCGGTATTGATCCAAAGACTATTAAGACATGGGATGACTATGTGAAGGCCGGTCAAACAGTCAAAGAGAAAACAGGTAAATATATGACATCTGTTGAGACTAACGCAGATTCCGTCTTCACGTCAATGGTTTCACAACAACATTCTGATGTGATAAAGGATGGAAAGTCGAACTTTTCCTCACAAGTCAATGAAAAAACCTTACAATATTTGCAAGATCTCGAGTATAAGTATCATATTGCCAAACAAACAGAAGGCGGTAACCAGGATAACGAGCAATACTATGCAGCTTTTAATAAAGGTGAATACGCTTCCGTTATAATGCCTGCTTGGTATATGAGCCGTATGGTTGATTATATGCCAAAACTAAAAGGAAAGATCGAAATGACGCCAATGCCTGTCTTCAATAGTGGCGATCAAACATCAGCTGGTATCGGTGGTACAGCTACTGTCGTCACTAACCAGGCGCATGATCAAGATCTAGCCACGAAGTTTGTTGTTCAGTCTAAGGCCAGCAAAGAAGGGTCGCTCAAAACATGGACGTTATTAGGCTTCGATCCAATTAATAAGCAAGTATGGGATATGCCTCAAATGAAAGATCCAAACAATAAATATATCCAATATTTTGGACCAGATGTTGTTGATACGCTTCGCAGCCTAATCCAAAACGGTCAAGTGGGTACGTTAAGTTATACGAATAATGCTTATCCAACCGTTACGGATGAGTTTTTGACAAACGGCATGCCTAAGATCATGCAAAAGGATGCCCCTGTTGATTCAACTTTAAAATCAGTGGATGAAAATGCAGATAAGAGGCTAGTTTCTGGAAAGTAA
- a CDS encoding alpha-N-arabinofuranosidase: protein MVLDKQYKIAEVDKRIYGSFIEHLGRAVYGGIYDPTHPDADEDGFRKDVIDLVNELKLPIVRYPGGNMVSAYNWEDGVGPKELRPRRLELAWRTIETNEVGTNEFMKWANKVNAEVMMAVNLGTRGIDAARHLIEYCNHPSGTYYSDLRIKHGFKEPHRIKTWCLGNEMDGPWQVGHKTADEYGRLALETAKAMRLVDPTIELVACGSSNSDMPTFPEWEATVLDHTYEAVDYISLHQYYGNRSDDTANYLAKSMVMDDFIKTVIATCDYVKAKKRSKKTMNLSFDEWNVWYHSNDQDRQIEPWEIAPPQLEDIYNFEDALLVGTLIITFLKHADRVKMACLAQLVNVIAPIMTENGGGAWKQTIFYPYMHASVYGRGVSLNPVIQSSKYDSKEYTDVPYLESAAVYNEANEELTIFAVNRHLEEQLELECDIRSFEDYQVIEHIVLENSDLKVANSVGKQQVKPHSNGNAGLQDGRLFAHLPKASWNVIRLKK, encoded by the coding sequence ATGGTTTTAGACAAACAGTATAAAATTGCAGAAGTTGACAAACGCATCTATGGTTCATTCATTGAACATTTAGGGAGAGCGGTGTATGGAGGAATTTACGATCCTACCCACCCGGATGCAGATGAAGACGGTTTCAGAAAAGATGTTATTGATTTAGTCAATGAACTTAAACTTCCAATCGTTCGTTATCCAGGCGGGAATATGGTATCCGCTTACAATTGGGAAGACGGAGTGGGGCCTAAAGAACTTAGACCGAGACGTCTAGAACTAGCTTGGAGAACAATCGAAACAAATGAAGTTGGAACGAATGAATTTATGAAATGGGCCAATAAAGTGAATGCTGAAGTGATGATGGCGGTGAACTTGGGCACAAGAGGGATTGATGCTGCCCGTCATTTAATTGAGTATTGCAATCATCCTAGTGGCACTTATTACAGTGATCTTCGCATTAAGCATGGCTTTAAGGAACCTCACCGGATTAAGACCTGGTGTTTAGGAAATGAAATGGATGGACCATGGCAGGTTGGCCACAAAACAGCCGATGAATATGGACGGCTTGCTCTTGAAACAGCTAAAGCTATGAGACTAGTAGACCCAACTATTGAATTAGTAGCTTGCGGGAGTTCAAATTCTGATATGCCTACTTTCCCTGAGTGGGAAGCTACCGTATTGGATCATACTTATGAGGCTGTCGATTATATTTCCTTACACCAATATTATGGCAATCGAAGCGATGATACGGCGAATTATTTAGCCAAATCAATGGTTATGGATGATTTTATCAAAACGGTTATTGCAACTTGTGATTATGTAAAGGCCAAGAAACGAAGTAAGAAAACGATGAATTTAAGCTTTGATGAATGGAATGTCTGGTACCATTCCAATGATCAAGACAGACAGATTGAGCCATGGGAAATCGCACCGCCTCAATTAGAAGATATTTATAATTTTGAAGACGCTTTATTAGTAGGAACGTTAATTATTACCTTCCTAAAGCATGCTGATCGTGTCAAGATGGCTTGTTTGGCTCAGCTTGTTAATGTGATCGCACCTATCATGACTGAAAATGGGGGAGGCGCTTGGAAACAAACGATTTTCTATCCCTATATGCATGCTTCTGTGTACGGACGAGGAGTTTCTCTTAATCCGGTAATCCAATCTTCTAAATATGACAGTAAGGAATATACGGATGTTCCTTATCTTGAGTCAGCTGCTGTCTATAATGAAGCAAATGAAGAGTTAACCATTTTTGCAGTCAATCGACATTTAGAGGAACAGCTAGAACTTGAATGTGATATTAGAAGCTTTGAAGATTACCAAGTTATTGAACATATCGTTCTTGAAAATTCAGACTTAAAGGTTGCTAATTCAGTTGGAAAGCAGCAAGTGAAGCCTCATTCTAATGGGAATGCTGGTCTTCAAGATGGAAGGTTATTTGCTCACTTACCTAAGGCATCATGGAATGTCATCCGCTTAAAAAAATAA
- a CDS encoding LamG-like jellyroll fold domain-containing protein: protein MNKKLPVLVVMVLIIGAVMIPSLVFGKGPSHFSTKPDPAKIVKKEKPPVFQNVSVHDPSVMQANNGDYYVFGTHITAAKSKDLMSWTDFSNGYTTPNNQLFGDLAKNLAGSFAWAGDHDGDNPSGYSVWAPDVFYDKAYVNSNGKKGAYIMYYCTSSTYKRSAIGYAVSQNVEGPYTYVDTIMYSGFTKMSNYDGQASGGGITLNNQPTSYSKINTRYTNTNIQQLIKSGKISGPSDNWFNTDGSYNTSNAPNAIDPTVFPDKKGKLWMVYGSWSGGLYVLPINSKTGKPIYPGKDGTTTGGNHIDRYFGTKISGGYGESGEGPYIIYDKDTNYYYLYESLGGLASDGGYNMRVYRSKQPDGPYLDPDGKNAVLPNAQANNADYGEKLMGNFLFDRQVGDPGSGLGVGYVSPGGNSVLYDKKTGKKFIVFHSRFPEQGEYHEVRVQQIFMNKEGWPVVSPYRYAGESLEKVNRQSIVGDYKFINHGKATTKDIETPVTIHLNKNNKITGSVTGTWKKVGQNQAEINIDGGTYNGVFVRDWDPVSEDYVMTFTAVSKAGITIWGSRETDMSDETVVKAVYDDLSLGDTSQVIANLTLPTEGTHDSQIKWQSSDPNVVSDSGVIHRPDAGSNPVSATLTATITKGSVTKTKEFSMTVLPYEPAGMLAEYDFEGNLNETNGKFLAGTVTGDKLDNTGGSITYAQGENGQAAVFDGKSGIRLPNGLISGNTYSVSLWIKPEQLTEYTTTFFGAEDTNHWISLVPDGPLGGNPTELWSGSASWYDANVGSQVPIGSWTNLIFTVDNGTVNVFVNGEKAFSGVDFPNIFTDTNASFGLGVNYWDPPFKGMMDDLRIYSGALTPAQISRLSRS from the coding sequence ATGAATAAGAAGCTTCCAGTCCTTGTTGTCATGGTTCTAATTATTGGAGCTGTCATGATCCCAAGTCTCGTTTTTGGAAAGGGACCTAGTCATTTTTCGACAAAACCTGATCCCGCCAAAATTGTCAAGAAAGAAAAACCGCCTGTTTTTCAAAATGTATCCGTACATGATCCTTCTGTCATGCAAGCAAATAATGGGGACTATTATGTGTTCGGTACTCATATTACGGCAGCGAAATCGAAGGATTTAATGAGCTGGACCGATTTTTCGAATGGATACACGACGCCTAATAATCAACTGTTTGGAGATCTTGCTAAGAACTTAGCCGGTTCATTTGCTTGGGCGGGGGACCATGATGGTGATAACCCAAGCGGCTATTCAGTCTGGGCACCCGATGTCTTCTACGATAAGGCCTATGTCAACAGTAATGGTAAAAAAGGCGCCTACATCATGTATTACTGTACGTCGTCCACTTATAAGCGATCGGCTATCGGTTATGCTGTATCGCAGAATGTTGAAGGCCCCTATACTTATGTCGATACGATTATGTACTCTGGCTTTACCAAGATGAGTAATTACGATGGTCAAGCGAGCGGTGGCGGTATAACTCTCAATAATCAGCCAACGAGTTACAGTAAAATTAACACTCGGTATACTAACACTAATATTCAACAATTAATAAAAAGCGGGAAAATTAGTGGACCAAGTGATAATTGGTTCAATACGGACGGCAGCTATAATACAAGCAACGCGCCAAACGCCATCGACCCCACTGTTTTTCCAGATAAAAAGGGGAAGCTATGGATGGTCTATGGCTCTTGGTCGGGAGGATTATATGTGCTTCCAATTAATTCAAAAACGGGTAAACCTATATACCCCGGGAAGGACGGGACAACAACTGGCGGCAATCATATAGATCGCTATTTTGGGACGAAAATTTCTGGAGGTTATGGAGAGTCTGGAGAAGGACCTTATATCATTTATGACAAGGATACAAACTATTATTATTTATACGAATCTCTTGGGGGGTTAGCTTCTGATGGGGGCTACAACATGAGAGTTTATCGGTCAAAACAACCCGATGGACCGTATCTTGATCCTGATGGAAAGAACGCCGTCTTACCGAATGCTCAAGCAAACAACGCCGATTATGGTGAAAAATTAATGGGGAACTTTTTATTTGATAGACAAGTAGGAGATCCGGGGTCTGGTCTTGGTGTTGGGTATGTGTCTCCTGGAGGTAACTCTGTCTTATATGACAAGAAGACAGGTAAAAAGTTTATCGTGTTCCATTCAAGATTTCCAGAGCAAGGGGAATATCACGAAGTTCGAGTCCAGCAAATTTTTATGAATAAAGAGGGCTGGCCTGTCGTCTCACCTTATCGTTACGCAGGTGAATCGTTAGAAAAAGTCAATAGACAGTCCATTGTTGGGGACTATAAATTTATTAATCATGGAAAAGCGACGACCAAAGATATTGAAACCCCTGTGACAATTCATCTAAATAAAAATAATAAAATTACCGGTTCTGTCACAGGTACTTGGAAGAAGGTTGGACAAAATCAAGCCGAAATTAACATTGATGGAGGGACCTACAATGGTGTCTTTGTGCGCGATTGGGATCCCGTTTCAGAGGATTATGTCATGACGTTTACAGCTGTTTCGAAAGCGGGAATCACGATTTGGGGTTCTAGAGAGACGGATATGTCCGATGAGACAGTTGTGAAAGCAGTTTATGACGACTTAAGCCTTGGAGATACAAGTCAGGTGATCGCTAATTTAACTTTGCCAACAGAAGGAACACATGATTCTCAAATAAAATGGCAATCGTCAGACCCAAATGTGGTGTCCGATTCAGGGGTGATTCATCGTCCTGATGCAGGCTCTAACCCCGTATCAGCAACACTTACTGCGACTATCACTAAAGGGAGTGTGACAAAGACAAAAGAATTTAGTATGACAGTTCTGCCTTATGAGCCTGCCGGTATGTTGGCCGAGTATGATTTTGAAGGTAATTTGAATGAAACGAATGGAAAATTCTTGGCCGGAACTGTGACGGGTGACAAACTTGATAACACAGGTGGTTCCATCACCTATGCCCAAGGTGAAAACGGTCAAGCTGCTGTTTTCGATGGGAAATCTGGGATTCGATTACCAAATGGGTTAATCTCGGGTAACACTTATTCTGTCTCTCTTTGGATTAAACCAGAGCAACTCACAGAGTATACGACAACCTTCTTTGGGGCTGAAGATACGAATCACTGGATCAGCTTAGTTCCTGATGGGCCATTAGGAGGCAATCCTACCGAACTTTGGTCGGGAAGTGCCAGTTGGTATGATGCCAATGTCGGCTCACAAGTCCCTATTGGCAGTTGGACAAATCTCATTTTTACTGTTGATAATGGGACGGTGAATGTCTTTGTTAACGGGGAGAAGGCGTTTTCTGGAGTGGATTTCCCGAATATATTTACCGATACAAATGCCAGTTTCGGTCTAGGGGTCAATTACTGGGATCCGCCTTTTAAAGGAATGATGGACGATCTGCGCATCTATTCTGGTGCACTAACCCCAGCGCAAATTAGCCGTTTATCTCGATCTTAA